A single region of the Halorussus gelatinilyticus genome encodes:
- a CDS encoding amino acid-binding protein — protein MSDDTSATDPRAYTVRLELVDEPGELLGALEPIAANGGNLLSVFHERGSLTPRGHIPVEVDLECPPDRFDAIVSGLREAGVNVIQAGAERYGEQVTVLLVGDVIESDLSDTLSSIESKADASVSDVSLSAPGGTSEVASARLRLAAETGATGEVVGAVREVADRKELRVVEPLTELEGSA, from the coding sequence ATGAGTGACGACACGAGCGCCACCGACCCGCGGGCCTACACGGTCCGACTCGAACTCGTAGACGAACCCGGCGAACTGTTGGGCGCGCTCGAACCCATCGCGGCCAACGGCGGCAACCTGCTCTCGGTGTTCCACGAGCGCGGGTCGCTCACCCCTCGGGGCCACATCCCCGTCGAGGTCGATCTAGAGTGTCCACCCGACCGCTTCGACGCCATCGTCTCCGGACTCCGGGAGGCGGGCGTGAACGTAATTCAGGCAGGTGCGGAGCGCTACGGTGAGCAGGTGACGGTTCTGCTCGTCGGCGACGTCATCGAGAGCGACCTCTCGGACACGCTCTCGTCCATCGAGTCGAAGGCGGACGCCTCCGTCTCGGACGTGTCGCTGTCGGCACCCGGCGGCACCAGCGAGGTGGCCAGCGCCCGACTCCGACTCGCGGCCGAGACCGGCGCGACCGGCGAGGTCGTCGGTGCGGTCCGGGAGGTCGCCGACAGGAAGGAGTTGCGCGTGGTCGAACCCCTGACGGAACTGGAGGGGTCGGCGTGA
- a CDS encoding DUF5781 family protein, whose product MEVHVHGPGPAAPFLRARDIFETEHDLDSPVHVHVRENPDERTWTAHPDDHVLNISRQAATSAMAPELALHEFAHMARHEQAHPSHTQSTEEVLFLALSGKSVERRRVAHCYQIANHMKDIYADDITLRVGPTDKLVSFLESELAAAVADRPGRSRDGQTGGRDGLRITSTADPEITAVNAAFALALVERHDLVDSDHRLYDLAHAAANDAPEVSLSAFKHRFKSLGPDPDESEYRRSLVEATREYAVGGGEKAAD is encoded by the coding sequence ATGGAGGTTCACGTCCACGGTCCCGGTCCGGCCGCGCCCTTCCTTCGCGCCCGAGACATCTTCGAGACCGAACACGACCTCGACTCGCCAGTCCACGTCCACGTCCGGGAGAACCCCGACGAGCGGACGTGGACTGCCCACCCCGACGACCACGTGCTGAACATCTCCCGGCAGGCCGCCACGAGCGCGATGGCTCCGGAACTCGCGCTCCACGAGTTCGCCCACATGGCCCGCCACGAGCAGGCCCACCCCTCTCACACGCAATCGACCGAGGAGGTCCTGTTTCTCGCGCTCTCCGGGAAGTCGGTCGAGCGCAGGCGGGTCGCTCACTGCTACCAGATAGCTAACCACATGAAGGACATCTACGCCGACGACATCACCTTGCGGGTCGGCCCGACCGACAAACTGGTCTCGTTTCTGGAGTCCGAACTCGCCGCGGCGGTCGCCGACCGTCCCGGACGCTCGCGGGACGGCCAGACCGGCGGACGGGACGGACTCCGCATCACCAGCACGGCCGACCCCGAAATCACGGCGGTCAACGCCGCGTTCGCCCTCGCGCTGGTCGAGCGCCACGACCTCGTGGACTCGGACCACCGACTCTACGACCTCGCGCACGCGGCCGCGAACGACGCACCCGAAGTCAGTCTCTCGGCGTTCAAACACCGGTTCAAGTCGCTCGGTCCGGACCCGGACGAGAGCGAGTACCGCCGCTCGCTGGTCGAGGCGACCCGCGAGTACGCGGTCGGCGGCGGGGAGAAAGCCGCCGACTGA
- a CDS encoding elongation factor EF-2 produces MGRRKKIVEQCERLMDEPENIRNIAIAAHVDHGKTTLTDNLLAGAGMIADQGEATQLMMDTEEDEQERGITIDAANVSMTHEYEDTNHLINLIDTPGHVDFGGDVTRAMRAVDGALVVVDAVEGAMPQTETVLRQALREGVKPTLFINKVDRLISELQEGPEEMQRRLLNVIDDVNELIRGMTEEMDDVEDWTVSVEEGTVGFGSALYKWGVSMPSMQRTGMDFGDIMELERADKRQELHERTPLSDVVLDMVCEHFPNPIAAQPRRIPRIWRGDDESDLAEGMRLVDEDGEVVLMVTDIGIDPHAGEIAAGRVFSGTLEKGQELYVSGTAGKNRVQSVGIYMGGEREEVERVPAGNIAAVTGLKDAIAGSTVSSVEMTPFESIEHISEPVITKSVEAKNMDDLPKLIETLRQVSKEDPTIQIEINEDTGEHLISGQGELHLEVITQRIERNQGIPVNTGEPIVVFREAIREPTQVIEGISPNRHNRFYLEARPLSEDITEKIKLGDVSMDMPEQERREALQEAGMEKDLSQNVEHIHGTNILIDDTKGIQHLNETMELVIEGLEEALDDGPLAGEPVQGTLLRLEDAKLHEDTIHRGPAQVIPAVRNAVHNALVQGKVALMEPMQDVRIDVPNEYMGAASGEIQGRRGRVDDMYQEGDLMVVEGIAPVDEMIGFSSDIRSATEGRASWNTENAGFEVMADNLQTETIMEIRERKGMKLELPEAIDYF; encoded by the coding sequence ATGGGAAGACGAAAGAAGATCGTCGAACAGTGCGAGCGACTGATGGACGAGCCGGAGAACATCCGGAACATCGCTATCGCCGCACACGTCGACCACGGTAAGACGACGCTGACCGACAACCTTCTCGCTGGCGCGGGCATGATCGCCGACCAAGGCGAGGCGACGCAGTTGATGATGGACACCGAGGAAGACGAGCAGGAACGCGGTATCACCATCGACGCCGCGAACGTGTCCATGACTCACGAGTACGAGGACACCAACCACCTCATCAACCTCATCGACACGCCGGGCCACGTGGACTTCGGTGGCGACGTGACCCGAGCGATGCGCGCCGTCGACGGCGCGCTCGTGGTCGTGGACGCCGTCGAGGGCGCGATGCCCCAGACCGAGACCGTCCTGCGACAGGCGCTCCGCGAGGGCGTCAAGCCGACTCTCTTCATCAACAAGGTCGACCGCCTCATCTCCGAGCTTCAGGAAGGTCCCGAGGAGATGCAGCGCCGCCTGCTCAACGTCATCGACGACGTGAACGAGCTGATTCGCGGCATGACCGAGGAGATGGACGACGTCGAAGACTGGACGGTCTCCGTCGAGGAGGGCACCGTCGGCTTCGGGTCGGCCCTCTACAAGTGGGGCGTCTCGATGCCCTCGATGCAGCGCACCGGCATGGACTTCGGCGACATCATGGAGCTCGAACGCGCCGACAAGCGCCAGGAGCTTCACGAGCGGACGCCGCTCTCGGACGTCGTGCTCGACATGGTCTGTGAGCACTTCCCGAACCCCATCGCCGCTCAGCCCCGTCGTATCCCGCGCATCTGGCGCGGCGACGACGAGTCCGACCTCGCCGAGGGCATGCGTCTGGTCGACGAGGACGGCGAAGTCGTCCTGATGGTGACCGACATCGGTATCGACCCCCACGCCGGCGAAATCGCCGCGGGGCGCGTCTTCTCCGGCACGCTGGAGAAGGGCCAAGAGCTGTACGTCTCCGGCACCGCCGGGAAGAACCGCGTCCAGAGCGTCGGCATCTACATGGGCGGCGAGCGCGAGGAAGTCGAGCGCGTCCCCGCCGGGAACATCGCCGCGGTCACCGGACTGAAGGACGCCATCGCGGGGTCCACCGTCTCCAGCGTCGAGATGACGCCGTTCGAGTCCATCGAGCACATCTCGGAGCCGGTCATCACGAAGTCCGTCGAGGCGAAGAACATGGACGACCTGCCGAAGCTCATCGAGACGCTCCGTCAGGTCTCCAAGGAGGACCCGACGATTCAGATCGAGATCAACGAGGACACCGGCGAACACCTAATCTCCGGACAGGGTGAGCTTCACCTCGAAGTCATCACCCAGCGCATCGAGCGCAATCAGGGCATCCCGGTCAACACCGGCGAACCCATCGTCGTCTTCCGCGAAGCCATCCGGGAGCCGACGCAGGTCATCGAGGGCATTTCGCCGAACCGCCACAACCGGTTCTACCTCGAAGCCCGACCGCTCTCCGAGGACATCACCGAGAAGATCAAGCTCGGCGACGTCTCGATGGACATGCCCGAGCAGGAGCGCCGTGAGGCCCTCCAGGAGGCGGGCATGGAGAAGGACCTCTCGCAGAACGTCGAGCACATCCACGGGACCAACATCCTCATCGACGACACGAAGGGTATCCAGCACCTGAACGAGACGATGGAACTCGTCATCGAGGGTCTCGAAGAGGCACTCGACGACGGTCCGCTCGCCGGCGAACCCGTTCAGGGGACGCTCCTCCGACTCGAAGACGCCAAGCTCCACGAGGACACCATCCACCGCGGTCCCGCGCAGGTCATCCCCGCGGTCCGCAACGCGGTCCACAACGCCCTCGTGCAGGGTAAGGTCGCGCTGATGGAGCCGATGCAGGACGTGCGTATCGACGTGCCCAACGAGTACATGGGTGCGGCCTCCGGCGAGATTCAGGGTCGCCGCGGCCGCGTGGACGACATGTACCAAGAGGGCGACCTCATGGTCGTCGAAGGTATCGCGCCGGTCGACGAGATGATCGGCTTCTCGTCGGACATCCGGAGCGCCACCGAGGGCCGCGCGTCGTGGAACACCGAGAACGCCGGCTTCGAGGTCATGGCCGACAATCTCCAGACCGAGACCATCATGGAGATCCGCGAGCGCAAGGGCATGAAGCTCGAACTGCCCGAGGCCATCGACTACTTCTAA
- a CDS encoding NifU family protein — protein MTDDDSLKDRVERWLTGQMPIISMHGGESAVQKADPDSGEVVVELGGACSGCAISPRTAQNIKLDLAKDFEDVEDVTVRVAEDGTSGWDVDQPESVMGIDRNEGGRGGRGEGSPNSDHF, from the coding sequence ATGACCGACGACGATTCGCTGAAGGACCGCGTCGAGCGGTGGTTGACGGGCCAGATGCCCATCATCAGCATGCACGGCGGCGAGAGCGCCGTCCAGAAGGCCGACCCCGACAGCGGCGAAGTCGTCGTCGAGTTGGGCGGTGCCTGCTCGGGATGTGCTATCAGTCCGCGGACCGCACAGAACATCAAACTCGACCTCGCCAAGGACTTCGAGGACGTCGAGGACGTGACCGTCCGCGTCGCCGAGGACGGCACGAGCGGGTGGGACGTCGACCAACCCGAGAGCGTGATGGGCATCGACCGCAACGAGGGCGGCCGCGGGGGTCGCGGCGAGGGGTCGCCCAACAGCGACCACTTCTGA
- a CDS encoding ABC transporter permease: MLVNRRRYILYRLTWTVVGAWGALTTIFLAFALTPDPNQYCLGSGCRELYREARNYDVPIHERYFSWMESLLRLDLGTTVRGEPITGVLGDASLVTGLYLVPAVVFAVVVGVGVGTYVAMNPESRLLRAVRGASYLGFAVPTFVAAEALFLVAEHWLQWYNFSYEPKMALFTGRNLAALVLPGLVLTVNLLAVQLRYAQSESVEILQEDFVRTLRATGADTTDFARHVLKNAASSLLSLFFSELVGVMFVVVVVVEVIFGVPGVGSLLFEAIQNRDAALILSTTIFPILLVMFGNLLQDVAYVYIDPRVEVE; this comes from the coding sequence ATGCTCGTGAATAGGCGGCGGTACATCCTCTACCGACTGACGTGGACGGTCGTCGGCGCGTGGGGCGCGCTCACGACCATCTTTCTGGCGTTCGCGCTCACGCCCGACCCGAACCAGTACTGCCTCGGGAGCGGGTGCCGGGAGTTGTACCGCGAGGCGCGCAACTACGACGTGCCGATTCACGAGCGGTACTTCTCGTGGATGGAGAGTCTGCTGAGGCTCGACCTCGGCACGACCGTCAGGGGGGAACCCATCACCGGCGTCCTCGGTGACGCGAGTCTGGTGACGGGCCTCTATCTCGTCCCGGCGGTCGTCTTCGCGGTCGTGGTCGGCGTCGGCGTCGGGACCTACGTGGCGATGAACCCCGAGAGCCGACTGTTGCGGGCGGTCCGGGGCGCGTCGTATCTCGGCTTCGCGGTGCCGACGTTCGTCGCGGCGGAGGCGCTCTTCCTCGTCGCCGAACACTGGCTGCAGTGGTACAACTTCAGCTACGAGCCGAAGATGGCGCTGTTCACGGGGCGGAATCTCGCGGCGCTGGTGTTGCCCGGACTGGTCCTCACGGTCAACCTGCTGGCGGTCCAGTTGCGCTACGCGCAGTCCGAGTCCGTCGAGATTCTACAGGAGGACTTCGTGCGGACGCTCCGGGCGACCGGGGCCGACACGACCGACTTCGCCCGCCACGTCCTGAAGAACGCGGCGTCGTCGCTGCTGTCGCTGTTCTTCTCGGAACTCGTCGGCGTCATGTTCGTCGTGGTCGTGGTCGTGGAGGTCATCTTCGGCGTCCCCGGCGTCGGCTCGCTCCTGTTCGAGGCGATTCAGAACCGCGACGCCGCGCTCATCCTCTCGACCACCATCTTCCCCATCCTGCTCGTGATGTTCGGCAACCTCCTGCAGGACGTTGCCTACGTCTACATCGACCCGCGCGTGGAGGTGGAGTGA
- a CDS encoding DUF5611 family protein, whose protein sequence is MKEYKMRRGEHLEDRIPDMEAKIEDYFGEITGTEEHNGHELYVVEDPDNPVFDRILAGAAEYSGKKDKLAVHFEERDAEDVIAEGNADAAADAVDKKNDFLLEATGRDAKARRDSMKRQVEDDADKPDSVS, encoded by the coding sequence ATGAAGGAATACAAGATGCGACGCGGCGAACATCTGGAGGACCGCATCCCGGACATGGAGGCGAAAATCGAGGACTACTTCGGCGAAATCACGGGTACCGAAGAACACAACGGCCACGAACTCTACGTGGTCGAGGACCCCGACAACCCCGTCTTCGACCGCATCCTCGCCGGAGCGGCCGAGTACAGCGGCAAAAAGGACAAACTCGCCGTCCACTTCGAGGAGCGCGACGCCGAGGACGTCATCGCCGAGGGCAACGCCGACGCCGCGGCCGACGCGGTGGACAAGAAGAACGACTTCCTGCTCGAAGCGACGGGCCGCGACGCCAAGGCCCGCCGCGACTCGATGAAGCGACAGGTCGAGGACGACGCGGACAAGCCAGACAGCGTCTCGTAG
- a CDS encoding homoserine dehydrogenase codes for MKLAVLGAGAVGRSVADLAGEYGHEVTALADSTSAAVDSEGIDVAAALAEKDEAGRVGSAAPEDALDTEYDALVEATPTTLGDAEPGFGHVRAALEADHHVVLANKGPVAERYADLRELERDSEGRVRFEATVGGAIPVLSTVESYGPDTISAARGVLNGTANFVLSRMAAEGLGYEHVLAEAQDLGVAEADPSFDVNGTDAALKCVILANVLGDREYSLDDAEVEGIAELPGNALELAGEDGRTVRLIGEATPEGVRVGPRLVPENGTLAVSGTRNIVQLETDHAGRLNLSGRGAGGPETATAVLADVNRLGD; via the coding sequence GTGAAGCTAGCCGTACTGGGTGCCGGCGCGGTCGGTCGCTCGGTCGCGGACCTCGCGGGCGAGTACGGCCACGAGGTGACGGCGCTGGCCGACTCGACCAGCGCCGCGGTGGACTCGGAGGGAATCGACGTGGCGGCCGCGCTCGCCGAGAAGGACGAGGCGGGTCGCGTCGGGTCGGCCGCGCCCGAAGACGCGCTCGATACCGAGTACGACGCGCTGGTCGAAGCGACGCCGACGACGCTCGGCGACGCCGAACCCGGATTCGGACACGTGCGCGCGGCGCTCGAAGCCGACCACCACGTCGTGCTGGCGAACAAGGGACCGGTCGCCGAGCGATACGCCGACCTCCGGGAACTGGAGCGGGACAGCGAGGGCCGCGTCCGGTTCGAGGCGACCGTCGGCGGCGCGATTCCGGTCCTCTCGACCGTCGAGAGCTACGGCCCGGACACCATCTCGGCCGCGCGGGGCGTCCTCAACGGGACCGCGAACTTCGTCCTCTCGCGGATGGCCGCCGAGGGGTTGGGCTACGAACACGTCCTCGCGGAGGCCCAAGACCTCGGCGTCGCGGAGGCCGACCCCTCCTTCGACGTGAACGGCACCGACGCGGCGCTCAAGTGCGTCATTCTGGCGAACGTCCTCGGCGACCGCGAGTACTCCCTCGACGACGCCGAGGTCGAGGGCATCGCCGAACTGCCGGGCAACGCGCTCGAACTCGCGGGCGAGGACGGCCGGACCGTCCGACTCATCGGCGAGGCGACGCCCGAAGGCGTCCGGGTCGGCCCGCGACTCGTCCCCGAAAACGGGACGCTGGCGGTCTCGGGCACGCGAAACATCGTCCAACTGGAGACCGACCACGCGGGGCGACTCAACCTGAGCGGTCGCGGTGCGGGCGGCCCCGAAACCGCGACCGCGGTCCTCGCGGACGTGAACCGACTCGGCGACTGA
- a CDS encoding cupin domain-containing protein — MSYNKVDSRDVEPIGDGLRFLRDPLGCEKLGVTILDADPGWTGKEHDHGEDGQEEVYVLLDGSATVTVEGEDVQLESGEALRIPAEATRQIHNGDTESKFVLVGASGEE; from the coding sequence ATGTCCTACAACAAGGTCGATTCCCGCGACGTGGAGCCGATAGGCGACGGACTGCGCTTCCTCCGGGACCCGCTGGGCTGCGAGAAGCTGGGCGTGACGATACTCGACGCCGACCCCGGTTGGACCGGCAAGGAACACGACCACGGCGAGGACGGCCAAGAGGAGGTCTACGTCCTGCTCGACGGGTCGGCCACCGTCACCGTCGAGGGCGAGGACGTGCAACTGGAGTCCGGGGAAGCCCTCCGGATTCCCGCCGAGGCGACCCGCCAGATTCACAACGGCGACACCGAGAGCAAGTTCGTGCTGGTCGGCGCGTCGGGCGAGGAGTAG
- a CDS encoding rhomboid family intramembrane serine protease: protein MSYRYGDPEAADHESSGWLFGSPTVQTLAVFLLVFAVQSVVGVVSRGLAIGLFALGPSVSAKPWTLLVSVYAHAGVGHLVSNAVVLVLVGLAVERVTTTLRFHLFFASVGMLAGLAQVAFSGVFGSGSVVLGASGAVFGLLGYLLAGNPVTDAVLGRLPLSGRARVALLLVLAGAVTLFTASPGVALVAHFTGFALGAVAGRTRLLRV from the coding sequence GTGAGCTACCGGTACGGCGACCCCGAGGCGGCCGACCACGAGTCGTCGGGGTGGCTCTTCGGGAGTCCAACGGTCCAGACGCTGGCGGTGTTCCTGCTCGTGTTCGCCGTCCAGTCGGTCGTCGGAGTGGTCTCTCGCGGTCTCGCTATCGGTCTCTTCGCGCTCGGACCCTCGGTTTCGGCCAAACCGTGGACGCTACTGGTGAGCGTCTACGCCCACGCGGGGGTCGGCCACCTCGTCTCGAACGCGGTGGTCCTCGTGTTGGTCGGGCTCGCCGTCGAGCGCGTGACGACGACGCTGCGATTCCACCTGTTCTTCGCGTCGGTCGGCATGCTCGCCGGCCTCGCGCAGGTGGCGTTCTCGGGCGTCTTCGGCTCCGGTAGCGTCGTCCTCGGTGCGAGCGGTGCCGTGTTCGGTTTGCTCGGGTATCTGCTCGCCGGGAACCCGGTCACGGACGCGGTTCTCGGTCGGCTCCCGTTGAGCGGTCGGGCGCGCGTCGCCCTACTCCTCGTGTTGGCCGGAGCCGTGACGCTGTTCACCGCGTCGCCCGGCGTCGCGCTGGTCGCTCACTTCACGGGGTTCGCGCTCGGCGCAGTGGCCGGCCGTACGCGACTTCTCCGGGTCTGA
- a CDS encoding DUF7093 family protein encodes MSLRCSLLGHSYGEAEIEREREEQGSEVVVTVREFEECERCGDRKTITENKEVTAIQSPAPDLETAESDSGMASRSGATSESGETGATAGSAAGQAGGTEATGGASGDSTAGTGTPTATDAEVTAAAGGDDAEIIGGSTDSGESAAESSGSSGSDASASESAANAETDAAETAPDSAGPGGSDFEEEPSAADDDGVILDDEGDADESDDRTPGEWPDAETTHPAETDDGPGEWPAVGREDSDEGYDAEPGDAGDADVQFGGGLTPESAPEVDDDETDEVEFVNAEGDALQSKDAASSTTELSSGISAGAEAPSMSGPADDPDVDAQFVCPECDYRQDVAGSSLRAGDICPECARGYLAQE; translated from the coding sequence ATGAGTCTCAGGTGTTCGCTCCTCGGCCACAGCTACGGGGAGGCAGAGATAGAACGGGAACGCGAGGAGCAGGGAAGCGAAGTCGTGGTCACGGTCCGGGAGTTCGAGGAGTGCGAGCGGTGCGGCGATCGCAAGACTATCACCGAGAACAAGGAAGTCACCGCGATTCAGTCGCCCGCACCTGACCTCGAAACCGCGGAGTCGGACTCCGGGATGGCGTCCCGGTCCGGCGCGACGAGCGAGTCCGGCGAGACCGGGGCCACCGCCGGGTCCGCCGCGGGCCAAGCCGGGGGAACCGAAGCGACCGGGGGTGCGTCGGGCGACTCGACTGCCGGGACCGGAACGCCCACGGCCACCGACGCGGAGGTCACCGCGGCCGCGGGCGGGGACGACGCCGAGATAATCGGCGGTTCGACCGACTCCGGGGAGTCGGCCGCGGAGTCGAGCGGGTCGTCGGGGTCGGATGCGTCGGCGTCCGAGAGCGCGGCGAACGCCGAGACGGACGCCGCGGAAACCGCACCGGACTCCGCGGGTCCCGGCGGGAGCGACTTCGAGGAGGAACCGTCCGCGGCGGACGACGACGGCGTCATCTTGGACGACGAGGGCGACGCCGACGAGTCCGACGACCGCACGCCCGGCGAGTGGCCCGACGCCGAGACGACCCACCCGGCGGAGACCGACGACGGTCCCGGCGAGTGGCCCGCTGTCGGGCGGGAGGACTCCGACGAGGGGTACGACGCCGAACCCGGTGACGCCGGCGACGCGGACGTGCAGTTCGGCGGCGGACTCACCCCCGAGTCAGCGCCCGAAGTCGACGACGACGAGACCGACGAGGTGGAGTTCGTCAACGCCGAGGGCGACGCGCTCCAGTCGAAGGACGCCGCCAGCAGCACGACGGAACTCTCGTCCGGCATCTCGGCCGGCGCGGAGGCACCTTCGATGTCTGGACCGGCCGACGACCCCGACGTGGACGCCCAGTTCGTCTGTCCCGAGTGCGACTACCGCCAAGACGTGGCGGGGTCGTCGCTCCGGGCGGGCGACATCTGTCCCGAGTGTGCGCGGGGTTACCTCGCACAGGAGTAG
- a CDS encoding tyrosine-type recombinase/integrase codes for MTNLEPLRPEKAVEMYLTSREDEVTKKSLQNIKSDLKVFKQWCDERDVTNMNDATGRALADFRTWRSEQVKLITLKHNLWTVKKFIRFCEQVDAVAEGTSEKVVIPETTDADEVNDSFIRADDAENILDYLERFEYASLRHTVFYTLWHTGVRSSSLLALDLKDFHPEENKLCIRHRPTTGTALKNKEKGERNVFIKDELVTVIEDFISENRADVLDEHGRRPLFATRNTRVSRTTVQRVIYTATRPCHIGKECPHDREPDTCEANSYNLACKCPSSLSPHPLRKGAITYSLNEETPKDVISDRMDVSREVLDKHYNKQSKDEQMDTRRKYLEGL; via the coding sequence ATGACGAACCTCGAACCACTCCGACCGGAGAAGGCAGTTGAGATGTATCTGACCAGCCGCGAAGATGAAGTGACGAAGAAGTCACTGCAGAACATCAAGTCTGACCTCAAGGTGTTCAAGCAGTGGTGTGACGAGCGCGACGTTACCAACATGAACGACGCAACCGGACGGGCGTTAGCTGACTTCCGAACGTGGCGGAGCGAGCAGGTGAAGCTAATCACCCTCAAGCACAACCTCTGGACCGTTAAGAAGTTCATCCGCTTCTGTGAGCAGGTGGACGCTGTAGCCGAGGGGACCAGCGAGAAGGTGGTCATCCCCGAGACGACCGACGCCGACGAAGTAAACGACTCGTTCATCCGGGCAGATGACGCTGAGAACATCCTCGATTACCTTGAGCGGTTCGAGTACGCTTCACTCCGGCACACCGTGTTCTACACACTGTGGCACACCGGAGTACGGAGCAGTTCGCTTCTCGCACTCGACCTCAAGGACTTCCACCCCGAGGAGAACAAACTGTGCATCCGTCACCGACCGACCACGGGAACCGCACTCAAGAACAAGGAGAAGGGCGAGCGCAACGTGTTCATCAAAGACGAACTGGTGACGGTTATCGAGGACTTCATCAGCGAGAACCGCGCCGACGTGTTGGACGAACACGGACGCCGTCCGCTGTTCGCAACGAGGAACACGCGCGTCTCTCGGACCACCGTCCAGCGAGTAATCTACACGGCGACCCGTCCGTGTCACATCGGAAAGGAGTGCCCGCATGACCGAGAGCCGGACACCTGCGAAGCCAACTCCTACAACCTCGCCTGTAAGTGCCCCTCGTCGCTCTCACCGCATCCCCTTCGGAAAGGGGCAATCACCTACTCGCTCAACGAGGAGACGCCGAAGGACGTAATCAGCGACCGTATGGACGTGAGCAGGGAGGTGCTTGATAAGCACTATAACAAGCAGTCAAAAGACGAACAGATGGATACTCGCCGAAAATACCTCGAAGGACTCTAA
- a CDS encoding HNH endonuclease: MSQNYPVDWDSRRKRVYRRDDYTCQNCGLEGGPRGNATLHAHHIVPKSKGGEDKLANLQTLCEECHNAVHNDVQAPTSEKRHSGKSSESQQKKISNPFEECPICDSNEISHHPSADETLQCTDCWSTLTKAKSNRLELRVGPRGHHRTVDSFSPEENGLTLLPENWKLLSKEDSLEEIDLEELQTDSDRWAQNHKKVNLLGVVVGILLIIGGVFTGSIKLFLAAITSIIVIQSTGRIYAKKRMIREELPTIDE; the protein is encoded by the coding sequence ATGTCCCAGAACTATCCCGTTGATTGGGATTCTCGTCGGAAAAGGGTGTATCGCAGGGATGATTACACATGTCAGAATTGCGGTTTAGAAGGTGGTCCCCGTGGAAATGCTACTCTCCATGCTCATCACATTGTGCCTAAGTCAAAGGGTGGAGAAGATAAACTGGCTAATCTGCAAACCCTCTGTGAAGAATGTCATAATGCAGTACACAATGACGTTCAGGCTCCTACATCGGAAAAGCGACATTCTGGAAAATCTTCTGAGTCTCAACAGAAGAAAATCTCTAATCCTTTTGAAGAATGTCCCATCTGTGATAGTAATGAGATTTCTCACCACCCTTCCGCAGATGAGACTTTGCAATGCACCGACTGCTGGTCAACACTAACAAAGGCGAAATCGAACCGTCTTGAGTTACGGGTTGGGCCTCGTGGTCATCACAGAACGGTCGATTCTTTTTCACCGGAGGAGAATGGGTTGACACTTTTACCAGAGAACTGGAAACTTCTAAGCAAAGAGGACTCACTTGAGGAGATAGACTTGGAGGAACTCCAAACTGATTCCGACAGGTGGGCACAAAATCATAAAAAGGTAAATCTTCTCGGGGTAGTTGTCGGTATTCTATTGATTATCGGAGGTGTATTTACCGGGTCAATTAAACTGTTTCTCGCGGCAATCACTTCAATAATTGTCATACAGAGTACCGGGAGAATATATGCGAAAAAGAGAATGATAAGAGAAGAACTTCCGACTATAGATGAATAA
- the rpsJ gene encoding 30S ribosomal protein S10, whose protein sequence is MQQARVRLAGTSPEDLDDICDDVREIANKTGVSLSGPIPLPTKTLEVPTRKSPDGEGTATWEHWEMRVHKRLIDIDADERALRQLMRIQVPNDVSIEIVLED, encoded by the coding sequence ATGCAGCAAGCACGCGTCCGACTGGCGGGAACCAGTCCCGAAGACCTTGACGACATCTGCGACGATGTCCGCGAAATCGCCAACAAGACCGGCGTTTCGCTCTCGGGACCTATCCCGCTTCCGACCAAGACGCTGGAAGTGCCCACCCGCAAGTCCCCCGACGGTGAGGGGACCGCGACGTGGGAACACTGGGAGATGCGCGTTCACAAGCGTCTCATCGACATCGACGCCGACGAACGCGCGCTCCGACAGCTCATGCGGATTCAGGTTCCGAACGACGTGAGCATCGAGATCGTCCTCGAGGACTGA